The following coding sequences lie in one Apium graveolens cultivar Ventura chromosome 3, ASM990537v1, whole genome shotgun sequence genomic window:
- the LOC141714196 gene encoding uncharacterized protein LOC141714196 → MATRVKFGWLNYVWATEGHSKLKIPEPKPYDGARVAKDLENFLWDIEQYFRDAHIDVVEQVSITSMYLVGDAKLWWQTRTHGDASMDRPEITTFEALKRELKEQFLTLNASWLARESLRNLKQMGDVRDYVKEFSSLLLDIKNMSDDDKLFNFLVGLKPWVHAELRRQGVRDFPTAIATADGLVDYKQVGSHDAERGKNSGKNHKGEDRNKKNNMNNENGDAGDNKQS, encoded by the exons ATGGCGACTCGGGTTAAATTTGGTTGGCTGAATTATGTGTGGGCAACA GAGGGCCACTCAAAGTTGAAAATTCCGGAGCCGAAACCTTATGATGGGGCGAGGGTCGCCAAGGATCTGGAAAATTTCTTATGGGACATAGAGCAGTATTTTAGGGATGCCCATATTGATGTTGTAGAGCAAGTTTCAATCACAAGCATGTACTTGGTTGGCGATGCAAAATTATGGTGGCAGACTCGTACTCATGGTGATGCGAGTATGGACAGGCCGGAGATAACCACGTTTGAGGCATTGAAGAGGGAACTTAAGGAGCAATTTCTGACACTTAATGCTTCTTGGCTTGCTAGGGAGAGTTTAAGGAATCTCAAACAAATGGGAGATGTTCGAGATTATGTTAAAGAATTCAGTTCTTTGTTATTGGATATAAAGAACATGTCGGATGATGATAAACTGTTCAATTTCTTGGTTGGACTAAAACCTTGGGTGCATGCAGAATTGAGGAGACAGGGTGTGAGGGATTTTCCAACTGCTATCGCCACTGCTGATGGTTTGGTTGACTACAAGCAGGTTGGTTCTCATGACGCTGAAAGGGGTAAAAACAGTGGAAAGAATCACAAGGGTGAGGACAGAAACAAGAAAAATAACATGAATAATGAAAATGGTGATGCCGGGGATAATAAACAGTCTTAA